A single genomic interval of Pithys albifrons albifrons isolate INPA30051 chromosome 11, PitAlb_v1, whole genome shotgun sequence harbors:
- the P2RY14 gene encoding P2Y purinoceptor 14, with product MFNASTNSSGNNCSHRTAITTTVIPLLYCFIFLTGLLLNALAAWVFLYVSSTKSFIVYLKNIAVADLLMSLTFPFKILADSEIAPPELNLFVCRYSAVVFYMNMYIGITFFGLIGFDRYYKIVKPLFTSFVHTVNYSKVVSIIIWLLLMLLSFPNMILTNEITEDNYSRKCIGLKSELGRQWHKATTYICTGIFWVVFFLLIIFYASISKKIYSSYKKFRRSSDMAKRKTSRNIFSIMFVFVICFVPYHLCRTPYTMSQTSSHFTCQSQKSLYYAKEFTLVLSAANVCLDPIIYFFLCLPFREKLYQKLHLKLKASSEVEISKSRRSNTLRESINIL from the coding sequence ATGTTCAACGCCAGCACAAACTCCTCGGGAAACAACTGCAGCCACCGCACGGCAATAACCACAACAGTCATTCCACTGCTCTACTGCTTCATCTTCCTCACAGGGCTCCTGCTGAACGCCCTGGCAGCCTGGGTCTTCCTCTACGTTTCCAGTACAAAGAGCTTTATTGTTTATCTCAAAAACATTGCTGTGGCTGATCTCCTCATGAGCCTGACGTTTCCTTTCAAAATCCTTGCTGATTCAGAAATTGCACCTCCAGAGCTCAACCTGTTTGTGTGCAGATACTCTGCAGTTGTGTTCTACATGAACATGTACATTGGGATCACCTTTTTTGGCCTCATAGGGTTTGACAGATACTACAAAATTGTAAAGCCTTTGTTCACGTCCTTTGTTCACACAGTTAACTACAGCAAGGTGGTCTCTATAATAATATGGCTGTTGTTAATGCTTCTGTCATTTCCAAATATGATTTTAACTAATGAAATTACTGAAGACAATTATTCGAGAAAATGTATAGGTCTTAAAAGTGAGCTTGGCAGACAGTGGCACAAAGCAACAACTTACATTTGCACAGGGAttttctgggttgttttttttctgctaatcATATTTTATGCTTCTATATCCAAAAAAATATACAGCTCTTACAAAAAATTCCGAAGGAGTTCAGACATGGCCAAGAGGAAAACCAGCCGGAACATATTCAGCATCATGTTTGTGTTTGTCATTTGCTTTGTGCCCTACCACCTCTGCAGGACCCCATACACCATGAGCCAGACCAGCTCCCACTTCACCTGCCAGTCCCAAAAATCATTATACTATGCCAAGGAGTTCACTCTGGTGCTGTCTGCTGCAAACGTCTGCCTTGACcccattatttatttcttcctctgcctccccttTAGAGAAAAGCTGTACCAAAAGCTGCATCTCAAGCTGAAAGCTTCAAGTGAGGTTGAAATTTCTAAATCCAGAAGATCAAATACACTTCGGGAAAGTATAAACATCTTGTAG
- the GPR171 gene encoding G-protein coupled receptor 171, whose translation MSSNISECHVYEEMEPFTYFYYLIFLVGIIGSCFALWAFTQKDQKQKSMSIYLINLLTADFLLTLTLPVKIIVDLGIASWNLRIFHCQVTACFIYLNMYLSIVFLGFVSMDRCLQLMHSSKIYRIQEPGFAKTLSAVVWAMLLLITVPNMAIPIKHIEERPGAGCIDFKTKFGRDWHVFTNFICTAIFLNFSAVILISNCLVVRQLCRHKYSESYGRVRKALTHTLLVTAGYLLCFVPYHAVRIPYTLSQSDTITSCPLKRALFKAKESTLLFAVSNLCFDPILYYHLSKSFRLKFAEAFAAPKDTQALPAIELQLSSEQQTHSPDSETQGQREPSGSTEPRWAAAQENTTVHNAPDKS comes from the coding sequence ATGTCAAGCAACATTTCAGAATGCCACGTCTATGAAGAAATGGAACCTTTTACCTATTTTTACTACTTGATTTTTCTTGTGGGCATTATTGGAAGCTGTTTTGCACTGTGGGCATTCACACAGAAGGATCAGAAACAAAAGTCTATGAGCATCTATTTAATCAACCTCCTCACTGCAGATTTTTTGTTGACTTTGACATTGCCAGTGAAGATTATTGTTGACCTAGGAATTGCGTCCTGGAATCTGAGAATATTCCACTGCCAAGTTACAGCCTGTTTCATCTACCTGAACATGTATTTATCTATCGTATTTCTGGGATTTGTGAGCATGGATCGCTGCCTCCAGCTGATGCACAGCTCTAAGATCTACCGCATCCAGGAGCCCGGATTTGCCAAGACATTGTCCGCAGTCGTGTGGGCGATGCTGCTCCTCATCACTGTGCCCAACATGGCTATTCCCATAAAACACATCGAAGAAAGACCCGGTGCAGGATGCATCGATTTCAAAACAAAGTTTGGGAGAGACTGGCACGTGTTCACTAATTTCATATGCACAGCAATATTCCTGAATTTCTCGGCTGTGATCCTGATTTCCAACTGCCTCGTTGTCAGACAGCTGTGCCGCCACAAGTACAGCGAGAGCTACGGCCGCGTGCGGAAGGCGCTGACCCACACCCTGCTGGTGACGGCCGGGTACCTGCTGTGCTTCGTGCCCTACCACGCCGTGCGCATCCCCTACACGCTGAGCCAGAGCGACACCATCACCAGCTGCCCCCTCAAACGGGCCCTCTTCAAAGCCAAGGAGTCCACCCTGCTCTTTGCAGTCTCAAACCTCTGCTTTGACCCCATTCTCTATTACCACCTTTCCAAATCATTCAGACTGAAATTCGCAGAGGCCTTTGCAGCACCGAAGGACACACAGGCTCTCCCTGCCAtagagctgcagctcagcagtgaaCAGCAGACACACAGCCCTGACAGCGAAACACAGGGGCAGAGAGAGCCCTCGGGCAGCACCGAGCCCCGCTGGGCAGCTGCACAGGAGAACACCACAGTCCACAACGCTCCTGACAAATCATGA